A genomic segment from Phragmites australis chromosome 6, lpPhrAust1.1, whole genome shotgun sequence encodes:
- the LOC133923068 gene encoding uncharacterized protein LOC133923068, whose amino-acid sequence MLALRKFVQAVVLLFSDEYLRAPIAEDTARLLAIGEQRGFPGMLLSVDCMHWVWKNYPKAWHGAYTDHMCKPSIVLEAVASFDLWIWHAFFGMLGSLNDINILHRSNIFSRLTDGTAPTVSYKVNGNMYDMGYYIGDGIYPEWATIVKPILAPRGNKSVHFYTMQAAVWKDVECAFGVLQSRFAIIREPARVWDQSTVHNIMTACVIMHNMIIEDEKGSTDVEEVYDYMGEKATVHQDLDQAILQYIEVTEAIRNRALHHQLRDDLVEHLWSLHGAQ is encoded by the coding sequence ATGCTCGCCCTGAGGAAGTTTGTCCAAGCTGTTGTCTTGCTTTTCTCTGATGAATACCTCCGCGCTCCCATTGCAGAAGATACTGCTCGACTATTGGCCATTGGCGAGCAAAgagggttccccgggatgctGTTGAGCGTCGACTGCATGCATTGGGTTTGGAAGAACTATCCGAAAGCGTGGCATGGCGCATATACCGATCATATGTGCAAACCGTCCATAGTTTTGGAGGCGGTTGCATCTTTTGATCTATGGATatggcatgctttctttggaATGCTTGGTAGTCTGAACGATATAAATATTTTGCACCGCTCTAACATTTTCAGTAGGCTCACCGATGGGACTGCGCCCACAGTGTCATATAAAGTTAATGGTAACATGTATGACATGGGGTACTACATAGGGGACGGAATTTACCCCGAATGGGCGACCATAGTGAAGCCAATTTTAGCACCAAGAGGGAACAAGAGCGTGCATTTCTACACCATGCAAGCAGCAGTCTGGAAAGATGTGGAATGCGCATTTGGTGTCCTGCAGTCGAGGTTCGCCATAATTCGCGAACCAGCAAGAGTTTGGGATCAAAGCACGGTGCACAACATTATGACTGCATGTGTCATAATGCACAATATGATCATTGAGGACGAAAAGGGTAGCACCGATGTGGAGGAGGTGTATGACTATATGGGCGAGAAAGCGACAGTGCATCAAGATCTAGACCAAGCAATCCTCCAGTACATCGAAGTCACTGAAGCCATCAGGAACCGAGCATTGCACCACCAATTGCGTGATGACCTGGTGGAGCACTTATGGAGTCTTCATGGAGCACAGTAG